The following proteins are encoded in a genomic region of Variovorax paradoxus:
- the lplT gene encoding lysophospholipid transporter LplT translates to MKRGFYTIMSAQFFSSLADNAIFVVAVELMRSSGAAEWQRAALVPIFAVFYVVLAPLVGAFADALPKGRVMFISNAIKVIGCLMMLFGSHPLFSYSIVGLGAAAYSPAKYGILTELLPASQLVKANGWIEGLTIASILLGIVLGGSLVGHAVSTQLLSFDLPLIDTGIDSPAEAAIAVLIFVYALAAWFNTRIPHTGVEMRPLRTNPAQGLARNMLALLPDFWHCNARLWRDKLGQISLATTTLFWGAGANLKYIVLAWAALALNYNTTQATALTGVVTIGMAVGAIVASMRMRLDMATRVIPMGIAMGLLVISMNLIGNVWIAVPFLILLGGLGGFLVVPMNALLQHRGHNLMGAGRSIAVQNFNEQACILLLGGFYSACTGLGLSAFAAIGAFGGVVAGCMWLIQRWHHHNLRKYPEEVEHLLAIARSDKHH, encoded by the coding sequence ATGAAGCGCGGTTTCTACACGATCATGTCGGCCCAGTTCTTTTCGTCGCTGGCCGACAACGCGATCTTCGTCGTGGCGGTCGAGCTCATGCGAAGCTCGGGGGCGGCCGAATGGCAGCGGGCGGCGCTGGTGCCGATCTTTGCCGTCTTCTACGTGGTGCTGGCGCCGCTGGTGGGCGCCTTCGCCGACGCCTTGCCCAAGGGGCGGGTGATGTTCATCAGCAACGCGATCAAGGTGATCGGCTGCCTGATGATGCTGTTCGGCTCGCACCCGCTCTTCTCGTACTCGATCGTGGGGCTCGGCGCCGCGGCCTATTCGCCGGCCAAGTACGGCATCCTGACCGAGCTGCTGCCGGCGTCCCAGCTGGTCAAGGCCAACGGCTGGATCGAAGGGCTCACGATCGCCTCGATCCTGCTGGGCATCGTGCTCGGCGGTTCGCTGGTGGGGCACGCGGTGTCCACGCAGCTACTGTCCTTCGACTTGCCACTGATCGACACCGGCATCGATTCGCCGGCCGAGGCGGCCATTGCAGTGCTGATCTTCGTCTATGCGCTCGCGGCCTGGTTCAACACGCGGATTCCGCATACCGGCGTCGAGATGCGGCCGCTGCGCACCAATCCGGCGCAAGGCCTCGCGCGCAACATGCTGGCGCTGCTGCCTGACTTCTGGCATTGCAACGCCCGCCTGTGGCGCGACAAGCTCGGACAGATCTCGCTGGCCACCACCACGCTTTTCTGGGGCGCCGGCGCCAACCTCAAGTACATCGTGCTGGCCTGGGCCGCGCTGGCGCTCAACTACAACACCACGCAGGCGACGGCGCTCACCGGCGTGGTCACCATCGGCATGGCGGTGGGCGCCATCGTGGCCTCGATGCGCATGCGCCTGGACATGGCCACGCGCGTGATTCCCATGGGCATTGCCATGGGCTTGCTGGTGATCAGCATGAACCTGATCGGCAACGTCTGGATCGCCGTGCCGTTCCTCATTCTGCTGGGCGGGCTGGGCGGCTTTCTGGTGGTGCCGATGAACGCGCTGCTGCAACACCGCGGCCACAACCTGATGGGCGCGGGCCGCTCGATTGCCGTGCAGAACTTCAACGAACAAGCCTGCATCCTGCTGCTTGGCGGCTTCTACAGCGCCTGCACCGGCCTGGGCCTGTCGGCCTTCGCGGCCATCGGCGCCTTCGGCGGCGTGGTGGCGGGCTGCATGTGGCTCATCCAGCGCTGGCATCATCACAACCTGCGCAAGTATCCCGAAGAAGTCGAGCACCTGCTCGCCATCGCCCGCAGCGACAAGCATCACTAG